Proteins from a single region of Belliella baltica DSM 15883:
- a CDS encoding DUF4221 family protein — translation MYLKKKLIPVIFIFIFSCNDQDYGKFILKELDEIVVPVNDFALSNPGMISIYDSDSGEHVMIYNHVINKLQISEFPSGKLKLNIPLEFESEKRTKRFTGGTLIAEDSIFVTFYPPSLGMINFKGDLTFEQKLPESNYRVSHIGNGSMIPLFKSNGRIYGAQPFLMDHHRMSKEDVQKQQLVYSVSLEEDGAAWHEVFYSPTYWDEGKKLSYFSWAKRGDLIYISPFYDHQIQVFDTKTNQVVNVKTVKSSQVDNFNVVNQMPENESKSVIATLESGQYETFLYDKYRDVFYRVFLPPYPIEKQYEIEELRLMERSRPKTGIMVLDADLNILSEHIFDLFQVHSSDNFLVGKEGLYVSTNNMNSPSFTDDQMSYVKLKLDQ, via the coding sequence ATGTATTTAAAAAAAAAATTGATACCGGTAATTTTCATTTTCATTTTCTCATGTAATGATCAAGATTATGGAAAATTTATTTTAAAGGAATTGGATGAGATTGTTGTCCCTGTTAATGATTTCGCATTATCCAATCCAGGAATGATTAGTATTTACGACTCAGACTCTGGAGAACATGTAATGATTTACAATCATGTAATCAACAAACTGCAGATTTCAGAATTTCCATCTGGAAAATTGAAATTAAATATTCCATTAGAGTTTGAGAGCGAGAAAAGAACTAAGCGATTTACAGGAGGAACTCTGATTGCTGAAGATTCGATTTTTGTGACATTTTATCCTCCTTCACTTGGAATGATAAATTTTAAAGGTGATTTAACCTTTGAACAAAAATTACCTGAATCTAATTATAGAGTTTCACATATCGGGAATGGGAGCATGATCCCACTTTTCAAATCGAATGGTAGAATTTATGGTGCTCAGCCATTCCTAATGGATCATCATAGAATGTCAAAGGAAGATGTTCAAAAACAGCAGTTGGTTTACAGTGTGAGTTTGGAGGAAGATGGTGCGGCCTGGCATGAAGTTTTTTATAGTCCGACTTATTGGGATGAAGGGAAAAAGCTTTCCTATTTTTCTTGGGCAAAGCGTGGTGATTTGATTTATATTTCTCCATTTTACGATCATCAAATTCAGGTTTTTGATACCAAAACAAATCAAGTTGTAAATGTCAAAACCGTCAAGTCAAGTCAAGTGGATAATTTCAATGTGGTGAATCAAATGCCTGAAAACGAAAGTAAATCAGTAATCGCTACCTTGGAGTCAGGTCAATATGAGACTTTTTTATATGATAAATATAGAGATGTTTTTTATAGAGTTTTCCTCCCACCTTATCCGATCGAAAAGCAGTATGAAATAGAGGAACTTAGATTAATGGAAAGATCAAGACCAAAAACAGGAATCATGGTTCTTGATGCAGATTTGAATATTCTTTCAGAGCATATATTTGATTTATTTCAAGTTCACTCTTCAGATAATTTTCTTGTTGGTAAAGAAGGGCTTTATGTCTCAACTAATAATATGAATAGTCCGAGCTTTACCGATGATCAAATGAGCTATGTTAAGTTGAAACTGGATCAATAA
- the tnpC gene encoding IS66 family transposase, with amino-acid sequence MSGSFPDNINAPIQYGSGVETIVGYLHARQYVPYRRMKELLRDCFGINLSEGSIDNIIGRFARKSAPIYAKIKTAVSKSPVIGADETGAKVDGNKQWVWTYQTEELTLLAISESRGLKAMNTHFPDGFGKAVLCHDAWRAYFNYSENLHQLCCAHLLRELNYIVERYKSKWADSLRALFREAISLKRKLKKLPDPENSRSIASIEEKMDNLLAQPVESKHKEAVSLQKRLLKYRKSLFTFLYHQKVPPDNNASERAIRNIKVKQKISGQFKSNNGAENFSVIRSVVDTLIKRSGNILENLNHIANLQPE; translated from the coding sequence ATCAGTGGGTCATTCCCTGACAATATCAATGCCCCCATACAGTACGGGAGCGGTGTTGAAACCATTGTCGGTTATCTGCATGCCAGACAGTATGTTCCCTATAGAAGGATGAAAGAACTTCTCAGGGACTGCTTCGGTATTAATCTCAGCGAGGGGAGTATCGATAACATTATCGGTAGGTTTGCCCGCAAGTCTGCACCAATATATGCAAAGATAAAGACGGCAGTCTCTAAAAGTCCTGTGATAGGAGCTGACGAGACTGGGGCTAAAGTGGATGGAAACAAACAGTGGGTCTGGACTTATCAGACCGAGGAACTCACCCTGTTAGCTATATCTGAATCACGTGGACTTAAGGCGATGAATACACATTTTCCCGATGGGTTCGGAAAGGCAGTATTGTGCCACGATGCATGGAGGGCATACTTCAACTATTCGGAAAACCTGCACCAGCTCTGTTGTGCACATCTGCTTAGGGAGCTCAACTACATTGTTGAACGCTATAAATCTAAATGGGCTGACAGCCTTAGGGCCCTGTTCAGGGAAGCTATCTCACTGAAGAGAAAACTCAAAAAACTACCAGATCCAGAGAATAGCAGGAGTATTGCTTCCATTGAAGAGAAGATGGATAACCTACTCGCCCAACCTGTAGAGTCAAAACATAAAGAAGCAGTATCCCTACAAAAAAGACTCCTGAAATACAGAAAGTCACTTTTTACTTTTCTCTATCACCAAAAAGTACCACCGGATAACAATGCCTCTGAAAGAGCCATACGCAACATCAAGGTGAAACAAAAAATATCAGGACAGTTCAAATCCAACAATGGAGCTGAAAACTTCAGTGTTATAAGATCCGTCGTGGATACCCTGATCAAACGTTCGGGAAATATCTTAGAAAATCTAAATCATATAGCTAATTTACAACCTGAGTAG
- a CDS encoding DUF6444 domain-containing protein: MGKNSVDYWYSWDYVLIFRKHFYSILDHRDTLIQELIKMNLQLMEQVKSLKSRVSDLENELARYRNPKNSRNSSVPPSKDENRPKKNQSLRQDTGRKTGGQPGHKGHTLEMTSSPDIIENHIPLFCTCCGGDLSAVPAELSSKRQVLDLPVIKVVCTEHRIFSKNCSCGERSVGHSLTISMPPYSTGAVLKPLSVICMPDSMFPIEG; this comes from the coding sequence GTGGGGAAAAACAGCGTGGATTATTGGTATTCATGGGATTATGTGCTGATATTCAGGAAACATTTCTATAGTATATTGGACCACAGGGATACGCTTATTCAGGAACTGATCAAGATGAACCTCCAGCTTATGGAGCAGGTCAAGTCTTTAAAATCTAGGGTATCCGATTTGGAAAATGAGCTTGCCCGTTACCGTAATCCCAAAAACAGCCGCAACAGCTCGGTTCCCCCTTCAAAAGACGAGAACCGCCCCAAAAAAAATCAGAGTCTCCGTCAGGATACAGGGCGCAAAACCGGCGGTCAGCCTGGACACAAAGGCCATACCCTTGAAATGACATCCTCCCCGGACATAATAGAAAACCACATCCCTTTATTCTGTACCTGCTGTGGTGGTGATCTGTCGGCGGTTCCAGCAGAACTGTCCTCCAAAAGACAGGTCCTGGATCTTCCTGTGATTAAAGTGGTATGTACCGAGCATAGAATCTTTTCCAAAAACTGTTCCTGTGGAGAAAGATCAGTGGGTCATTCCCTGACAATATCAATGCCCCCATACAGTACGGGAGCGGTGTTGAAACCATTGTCGGTTATCTGCATGCCAGACAGTATGTTCCCTATAGAAGGATGA